One genomic region from Aquisalimonas asiatica encodes:
- the rpsP gene encoding 30S ribosomal protein S16 produces MVTIRLARGGAKKSPFYYVVVTDSREARDGRFIERLGFYNPVARGQEAENPLRLNLERVDHWIEQGARPSERVNQLIKKARKEQQVSA; encoded by the coding sequence ATGGTTACCATTCGTCTGGCACGTGGCGGCGCCAAGAAGAGCCCCTTCTACTACGTGGTTGTCACCGACAGCCGTGAGGCGCGGGATGGCCGGTTCATCGAGCGTCTGGGCTTCTACAACCCCGTGGCCCGTGGTCAGGAAGCCGAGAATCCGCTGCGCCTGAACCTGGAGCGCGTGGACCACTGGATCGAGCAGGGTGCACGCCCGTCCGAGCGCGTGAACCAGCTGATCAAGAAGGCCCGCAAGGAGCAGCAGGTCAGCGCCTGA
- the rplS gene encoding 50S ribosomal protein L19 — protein sequence MTNIIDELNKEQIEALGRDVPEFAPGDTVLVQVRVREGNRERLQPFEGVVIAKRNRGLDSAFTVRKTSHGTGVERVFQTYSPLIESIKVKRRGDVRRAKLYYLRELSGKAARIREKV from the coding sequence ATGACCAACATCATTGACGAGCTCAACAAGGAACAGATCGAGGCGCTGGGCCGCGATGTGCCTGAGTTTGCCCCGGGTGATACCGTGCTGGTGCAGGTGCGCGTCCGGGAAGGCAACCGCGAGCGGCTGCAGCCCTTCGAAGGCGTGGTCATTGCCAAGCGCAACCGCGGCCTGGATTCGGCGTTCACCGTGCGCAAGACCTCCCACGGCACGGGCGTGGAGCGTGTCTTCCAGACCTACAGCCCGCTGATCGAGAGCATCAAGGTCAAGCGTCGCGGTGATGTGCGCCGCGCCAAGCTGTACTATCTGCGCGAGCTCAGCGGCAAGGCCGCCCGTATCCGCGAAAAGGTCTGA
- a CDS encoding HAD-IA family hydrolase — protein sequence MTIKAVFWDFGGVFTTSPFENFRRYEERHGLPRDFLRTINATNPDHNAWARFERSELSLDAFDAAFAEESRAAGHTVPGRDVIALLAGELRPEMVAALARVQQSYRVACITNNVSAGEGRGMQTTAERAAEIEAVMDRFEHVVESSKLGLRKPDPRIYQHTCDLVGVRPEEVVYLDDLGVNLKPARHLGMTTIKVVRPHDALRELGEVLALDLLPQP from the coding sequence ATGACCATCAAGGCCGTATTCTGGGATTTCGGCGGTGTCTTTACCACCAGCCCCTTCGAGAATTTCCGCCGGTATGAAGAGCGGCACGGGTTGCCCCGGGATTTTCTCCGCACGATCAACGCCACCAATCCGGATCACAACGCCTGGGCGCGGTTCGAGCGCAGCGAACTGAGTCTGGATGCGTTCGACGCGGCGTTTGCCGAGGAGTCCCGCGCCGCCGGGCACACGGTCCCGGGGCGGGACGTCATTGCACTGCTTGCCGGTGAGCTGCGCCCGGAGATGGTCGCGGCGCTGGCGCGGGTGCAGCAGAGCTACCGCGTTGCGTGCATCACCAACAACGTCAGCGCCGGCGAGGGGCGCGGCATGCAGACCACCGCCGAGCGGGCGGCGGAGATCGAGGCCGTCATGGACCGGTTTGAACACGTGGTGGAGTCATCGAAGCTCGGCCTGCGCAAACCGGACCCGCGCATCTACCAGCACACCTGTGACCTGGTTGGCGTGCGCCCGGAGGAGGTGGTCTACCTGGACGATCTGGGGGTAAACCTCAAGCCGGCCCGCCACCTCGGCATGACCACCATCAAGGTTGTGCGCCCGCACGACGCCCTGCGCGAGCTGGGCGAGGTGCTGGCGCTGGATCTGCTGCCGCAGCCCTGA
- a CDS encoding CBS domain-containing protein → METLLGAIIKDKHDALYTVAPEATVKDAVKAMTETNVGCILVMNQGHLEGLFTERDLMKRVVHQGLDPTTTPVRDVMTTEIAVATPKMTVGEAMALCTHKRLRHLPVYEDNTTLLGIVSAGDLTKWAIQDQEHTIDDLTRYIYGERA, encoded by the coding sequence ATGGAAACGTTGCTCGGCGCCATCATCAAGGACAAGCACGACGCGCTCTACACCGTCGCGCCCGAGGCCACGGTCAAGGACGCCGTCAAGGCCATGACGGAAACCAATGTGGGCTGCATCCTGGTGATGAACCAGGGGCACCTGGAGGGCCTGTTCACGGAACGTGATCTCATGAAACGGGTGGTGCATCAGGGGCTCGACCCCACCACCACGCCCGTGCGCGACGTCATGACCACCGAGATCGCCGTTGCCACGCCGAAGATGACCGTGGGTGAAGCCATGGCACTGTGTACGCACAAGCGCCTGCGCCACCTGCCCGTCTACGAGGACAACACCACCCTGCTCGGCATCGTCTCGGCCGGTGACCTCACCAAGTGGGCGATACAGGATCAGGAGCACACGATCGACGACCTGACCCGCTACATCTACGGCGAGCGGGCCTGA
- a CDS encoding M20/M25/M40 family metallo-hydrolase — MTGWWRVVLLVVLVATVSTGAVLWSTWMPGESVRGPLAAPDGETSALASVLEADVRALAEEIGERNMHTDGSMAATVDWLEQRLGAMGVTPERHVYVLQGGRWAGERAVNVVAEVPGTRAADEVVIVGAHYDTVPGSPGANDNASGVAVLLALAAWTRENPQARTVRFIAFANEEQPFHQTRDMGSEAYVRDADETGDAIAAMMALDGLGYYSTEPGSQHYPYDWIRWFYPERGDFIGFVTRTRDANLVRQAVGAFRRDATIPSEGAALPAIVPGIGWSDHRPFWDAGHAAFLVTDTLPFRDPQYHRRGDTPERLDYDRLARVAIGLRGVVEALGTPDGE; from the coding sequence GTGACAGGCTGGTGGCGGGTAGTCCTGTTGGTTGTGCTGGTGGCAACGGTGTCCACCGGCGCCGTGCTGTGGAGCACCTGGATGCCCGGAGAGAGTGTCCGTGGCCCACTGGCGGCGCCCGATGGCGAGACGTCCGCCCTGGCGTCGGTGCTGGAGGCCGACGTGCGCGCGCTGGCCGAGGAGATCGGCGAGCGCAACATGCACACGGACGGTTCCATGGCGGCGACCGTGGACTGGCTGGAGCAGCGCCTCGGTGCAATGGGTGTGACGCCGGAGCGGCATGTCTACGTGTTGCAGGGGGGACGCTGGGCCGGGGAGCGCGCCGTCAATGTGGTCGCCGAGGTGCCGGGCACCCGCGCGGCAGACGAGGTGGTGATCGTTGGTGCCCACTACGACACGGTGCCGGGATCGCCCGGAGCCAACGATAATGCCTCCGGGGTTGCCGTGCTTCTGGCGCTGGCCGCGTGGACCCGGGAAAACCCGCAAGCGCGTACAGTGCGCTTCATCGCCTTCGCCAACGAGGAGCAGCCCTTCCACCAGACCCGTGACATGGGCAGCGAGGCCTACGTGCGCGATGCTGACGAAACCGGCGACGCCATTGCCGCCATGATGGCGCTCGACGGGCTGGGCTACTACAGCACCGAGCCCGGTAGCCAGCACTATCCCTACGACTGGATCCGGTGGTTCTACCCGGAGCGTGGCGACTTCATCGGCTTCGTCACCCGCACGCGCGATGCCAATCTCGTGCGCCAGGCCGTCGGCGCGTTCCGTCGTGATGCCACCATCCCTTCCGAGGGTGCGGCGCTGCCCGCCATTGTCCCCGGCATCGGCTGGTCGGATCACCGTCCGTTCTGGGATGCAGGCCATGCGGCCTTTCTGGTCACCGATACCCTGCCGTTCCGGGATCCACAGTACCATCGCCGGGGAGACACGCCGGAGCGCCTGGATTATGATCGCCTCGCCCGTGTTGCCATCGGCCTGCGTGGCGTTGTCGAGGCGCTGGGGACACCGGACGGGGAATAA
- the rimM gene encoding ribosome maturation factor RimM (Essential for efficient processing of 16S rRNA), with the protein MADDDDTRLIVLGRVSGIFGVSGWVRIYSYTDPRENILQYSHWHLPAEGGWRRLRVEEGRRQGKSVVARLEGCDDRDQARALMGSDIALPRAELPPLQEGEYYWFDLQGLRVYNREGVDFGTVSHLMATGANDVLVVRGERERLIPMVLDQFVHRVDLDAGVIEVDWDSDF; encoded by the coding sequence GTGGCGGATGACGACGACACCCGGCTGATCGTCCTGGGGCGAGTCTCCGGGATTTTCGGCGTGAGCGGTTGGGTACGGATCTACTCCTACACTGATCCGCGCGAGAACATTTTGCAGTACAGCCACTGGCACCTTCCCGCCGAGGGAGGGTGGCGCCGCCTCAGGGTCGAGGAAGGCCGCCGCCAGGGCAAATCGGTGGTGGCACGCCTGGAAGGGTGTGACGACCGGGATCAGGCGCGTGCCCTGATGGGGTCCGACATTGCGCTGCCCCGTGCGGAGCTGCCGCCGCTGCAGGAAGGTGAGTATTACTGGTTCGACCTCCAGGGGCTGCGGGTCTACAACCGTGAGGGTGTCGATTTCGGTACCGTGTCGCACCTGATGGCGACCGGGGCCAACGATGTGCTCGTTGTCCGTGGAGAGCGTGAACGACTGATCCCCATGGTGCTGGATCAATTCGTTCACCGCGTCGATCTCGACGCTGGCGTGATCGAGGTCGACTGGGATTCCGACTTCTGA
- the trmD gene encoding tRNA (guanosine(37)-N1)-methyltransferase TrmD, with amino-acid sequence MRVDVITLFPQLVEAVAQYGVTGRAADRGLLQLVTWDPRADATDRHRTVDDRSYGGGPGMVMKIEPLRTTIRRARQDGEAPAGVIHLSPQGRRLDQSKVAELASRERMILLCSRYEGVDERLLDAEVDEELSIGDFVLSGGELPAMTVIDAVSRLLPGALGHEDSAAEDSFAAGVLDYPHYTRPENMDGQAVPPVLLGGDHQAIARWRRKQALGRTWLRRPDLLAGQELDADSRRLLREFIDEYRTDDRDKPV; translated from the coding sequence ATGCGCGTTGACGTCATCACGCTGTTCCCGCAACTGGTCGAGGCGGTTGCTCAGTATGGGGTCACGGGGCGCGCGGCCGATCGGGGCCTGCTGCAGCTGGTGACCTGGGATCCGCGGGCCGATGCCACGGATCGCCACCGCACCGTGGACGACCGATCCTACGGCGGCGGCCCGGGCATGGTCATGAAAATCGAGCCGCTGCGCACGACCATTCGCCGCGCGCGGCAGGACGGCGAAGCGCCGGCCGGCGTGATCCATCTCAGCCCCCAGGGGCGTCGGCTGGATCAGTCGAAGGTGGCGGAGCTGGCATCGCGGGAGCGGATGATTCTGCTCTGCAGCCGTTACGAGGGCGTCGACGAGCGGTTGCTGGACGCGGAGGTGGACGAAGAACTCTCCATCGGAGATTTCGTCCTCAGTGGCGGGGAGCTCCCCGCCATGACGGTTATCGACGCAGTGAGCCGGCTGTTGCCCGGCGCACTGGGCCACGAGGACTCCGCGGCGGAGGACTCGTTTGCAGCGGGGGTGCTGGATTATCCGCACTACACCCGCCCGGAGAACATGGATGGCCAGGCTGTGCCGCCGGTGCTACTCGGCGGAGATCATCAGGCCATCGCCCGCTGGCGGCGGAAGCAGGCGCTGGGCCGGACATGGCTGCGTCGGCCCGACCTGCTGGCGGGGCAGGAACTGGACGCAGACAGCCGCAGGCTGCTGCGGGAATTTATCGATGAATATCGAACCGACGACCGGGACAAGCCGGTCTGA
- a CDS encoding PaaI family thioesterase yields the protein MTTTDHSDPAAIRARWEEEAETVRRRLRQASTNSLATIGQYSGLEFLQAMFNGELPHPPIGETLNFLPILAEEGRVVFQGTPQAAHYNPISSVHGGWAATLLDSCVGCAVQSTLPRGRGYTTLELKVNYVRALTPDTGPVRAEGKVIHVGGRVATAEGRLTDPAGKLYAHASTTCMVMELPQGD from the coding sequence ATGACGACAACCGATCACAGCGATCCGGCCGCCATCCGCGCGCGCTGGGAAGAAGAAGCGGAAACGGTTCGCCGGCGCCTGCGCCAGGCGAGCACCAACAGCCTGGCCACCATCGGCCAGTACTCCGGCCTGGAGTTCCTGCAGGCCATGTTCAACGGCGAACTCCCCCACCCGCCCATCGGTGAGACGCTGAACTTTCTCCCCATTCTGGCCGAGGAAGGCCGGGTGGTTTTCCAGGGCACGCCGCAGGCAGCTCACTACAACCCGATCAGTTCCGTTCACGGCGGTTGGGCGGCGACGCTGCTGGACTCCTGCGTGGGCTGCGCCGTTCAGTCCACCCTGCCCCGGGGCAGGGGCTATACGACGCTGGAGCTGAAGGTGAACTACGTCCGCGCCCTCACCCCCGACACCGGCCCGGTACGCGCCGAAGGCAAGGTCATTCACGTGGGTGGCCGGGTGGCGACCGCGGAGGGGCGTCTCACGGACCCGGCCGGGAAGCTCTACGCCCACGCCTCCACCACCTGCATGGTCATGGAGCTGCCACAGGGCGACTGA
- the nthA gene encoding nitrile hydratase subunit alpha, which translates to MSHDHDHDHDHSHVPPDPALRVQALESLLTRKGLVDPGALEAIIETYSNDVGPRNGARVVARSWVDPGYRQWLLDDATAAIAHLGYQGRQGEHMVAVENTDRVHNLVVCTLCSCYPWTVLGIPPTWYKSEAYRARAVREPRAVLREFGLDLDDSVDIRLWDSTAEIRYLVIPQRPAGTDDWSEEALADLVTRDAMVGAGRALTPDTAGGDA; encoded by the coding sequence ATGAGCCACGACCACGATCACGACCATGACCACAGCCACGTCCCGCCGGACCCGGCGCTGCGGGTCCAGGCGCTGGAGTCGCTGCTCACGCGCAAGGGGCTGGTGGATCCCGGCGCGCTCGAGGCCATCATCGAGACCTATTCCAACGATGTGGGGCCGCGCAACGGCGCACGCGTCGTGGCCCGCTCCTGGGTGGACCCCGGGTATCGGCAGTGGCTGCTGGACGACGCCACCGCCGCCATTGCTCACCTGGGCTACCAGGGGCGCCAGGGCGAACACATGGTGGCGGTGGAGAATACCGACCGCGTTCACAACCTGGTGGTGTGCACGCTGTGCTCCTGCTACCCGTGGACGGTGCTGGGCATCCCGCCCACCTGGTACAAGTCGGAGGCCTACCGGGCGCGGGCGGTCCGTGAACCCCGGGCCGTGCTGCGGGAGTTCGGCCTGGACCTGGATGACAGCGTCGATATCCGCCTGTGGGACAGCACCGCCGAGATCCGTTACCTGGTCATCCCGCAGCGCCCCGCCGGGACCGACGACTGGAGCGAAGAGGCGCTGGCGGACCTGGTCACCCGTGACGCCATGGTCGGCGCCGGCCGCGCGCTGACGCCGGACACCGCAGGAGGTGATGCATGA
- the nthB gene encoding nitrile hydratase subunit beta, with the protein MNGAHDLGGMHGFGAVPDVHDTHAHPDWYNRAMAMTVVMAAWGRWNIDASRRAREDMHPARYLGYGYYERWIDALERLMVEAGLVTEAELRTGEPAGEPLTPPVDAAGARTMLRRGGPTERDIDTQPRFRVGDQVVTTNEHPRGHTRLPRYARGREGIILRHHGGHVLPDTNAHFQGENPDHLYTVQFRARDLWGSEATDGDTVMLDLWETYLHAQ; encoded by the coding sequence ATGAACGGCGCACACGACCTGGGTGGCATGCACGGCTTCGGCGCCGTGCCGGACGTCCACGACACCCACGCTCACCCGGACTGGTACAACCGCGCCATGGCGATGACGGTGGTCATGGCTGCCTGGGGCCGCTGGAACATCGACGCCAGCCGCCGCGCCCGGGAAGACATGCACCCGGCGCGTTACCTGGGCTACGGCTACTACGAGCGCTGGATCGACGCCCTGGAGCGGCTCATGGTGGAAGCCGGCCTGGTCACCGAGGCGGAGCTGCGCACCGGGGAGCCCGCCGGAGAGCCGCTCACGCCGCCGGTGGACGCTGCCGGCGCCCGCACCATGCTGCGCCGCGGCGGCCCGACGGAGCGGGACATCGACACACAGCCCCGGTTCCGGGTGGGCGACCAGGTGGTCACCACCAACGAACACCCGCGGGGGCACACCCGGCTGCCCCGCTACGCCCGCGGCCGTGAGGGCATCATCCTGCGCCACCACGGCGGCCACGTGCTGCCCGACACCAACGCCCACTTCCAGGGCGAGAACCCCGACCACCTCTACACGGTGCAGTTCCGGGCGCGGGATCTGTGGGGCTCCGAAGCAACCGACGGCGATACCGTGATGCTCGACCTGTGGGAGACCTACCTCCATGCACAGTGA
- a CDS encoding nitrile hydratase accessory protein yields the protein MHSDDQPPFEAPWQAQAFAMTVHLNECGLFTWSEWADALATERKRSADAGIADAPDQYYLDWLRALEGLLSRQGAAAAEDLAAFRDAWVAAYETTPHGHPVHLEKGFEALGKSAPETSTRGRSSP from the coding sequence ATGCACAGTGACGATCAGCCTCCGTTCGAAGCGCCCTGGCAGGCACAGGCGTTCGCCATGACCGTCCACCTGAACGAGTGCGGCCTGTTCACCTGGAGCGAGTGGGCGGACGCCCTGGCCACGGAACGCAAACGCTCCGCGGACGCCGGCATCGCCGACGCGCCGGACCAGTACTACCTGGACTGGCTGCGGGCCCTGGAGGGCCTGCTCAGCCGCCAGGGCGCCGCTGCCGCCGAAGACCTGGCGGCGTTCCGCGACGCCTGGGTCGCCGCCTATGAAACCACGCCCCATGGCCATCCCGTCCACCTGGAGAAGGGGTTCGAGGCGCTCGGGAAATCCGCGCCCGAGACATCCACCCGAGGCAGATCATCACCATGA